One window of Mesorhizobium loti R88b genomic DNA carries:
- a CDS encoding MOSC domain-containing protein translates to MAAVGAVTELWRYPASSLAGERQDAILVGHAGIEGDRLFGLVDVSDNEIARPDRDVKWHKVPRIRTRLANDRELEIAVPDGDWLSAPGAECDSAVSAYLGFAASIRPFGRDNAPPTYAGPVTAARYTKAPIHLLTTASLARLKALHPEGVPDPRRFRPNIVVDMAAVEGSFPETEWIGRKLAIGDLLVTVSEPCRRCGFTIISQDGFEHDPGILRNLVRHNAHNLGVYCTVDRPASVEIGAPMRFV, encoded by the coding sequence ATGGCTGCAGTGGGGGCGGTTACCGAACTCTGGCGCTATCCAGCAAGTTCGCTTGCCGGAGAGCGTCAGGACGCCATCCTCGTCGGACACGCGGGCATCGAAGGCGATCGCCTGTTCGGCCTCGTCGATGTCTCGGACAATGAGATCGCGCGGCCGGATCGCGACGTGAAATGGCACAAGGTGCCGCGCATCCGCACCCGACTGGCCAACGACCGGGAATTGGAGATCGCCGTCCCCGATGGCGACTGGCTGAGCGCACCCGGCGCCGAATGCGACAGCGCCGTTTCGGCCTATCTCGGTTTTGCCGCCTCGATCCGGCCGTTCGGCCGGGATAATGCGCCGCCGACCTATGCCGGTCCGGTCACCGCGGCCCGCTATACCAAGGCGCCGATCCACCTCTTGACCACCGCATCGCTGGCACGCTTGAAGGCGCTGCACCCTGAAGGCGTCCCCGATCCGCGCCGCTTCCGGCCCAACATCGTCGTCGACATGGCGGCGGTCGAAGGTTCGTTTCCCGAGACCGAATGGATCGGCCGCAAGCTCGCCATTGGCGACCTGCTGGTGACCGTCTCCGAACCGTGCCGCCGCTGCGGCTTCACCATCATCAGCCAGGACGGCTTCGAACACGATCCCGGCATCCTGCGCAACCTGGTCCGCCACAACGCGCATAATCTCGGCGTTTACTGCACG
- a CDS encoding LysR family transcriptional regulator, whose product MARSDVNRSGEIEVFVRVVEAGSFSAAARALRMTPSAVSKLIARLEARLGARLVNRSTRKLQLTPEGSAFYDSGLRILADMAAAEREAAAGAAPRGRLRVNTYVPFGVHRLIPLLPRFLERYPEISIELVLTDSIIDLMAERADVAIRAGPLGESRLVARKLGQSPIVVVAAPSYLKTRGTPLRPAALDSHNRLGFGFVRHVDGWSFVDAAGNPLMVPIIGNTLVSDGEAMRLMTLAGAGISRLARWHVAADIAAGRLVPLLEDFNPGDEEATHAVYVGQGRHLPARVRAFLDFLAETVRL is encoded by the coding sequence ATGGCCAGATCCGACGTCAATCGTTCCGGCGAGATCGAAGTGTTTGTCCGCGTCGTCGAAGCGGGCAGCTTCTCGGCTGCGGCGCGTGCGTTGCGCATGACGCCGTCGGCGGTCAGTAAGCTGATCGCGCGACTGGAGGCGCGGCTCGGCGCGCGGCTGGTCAACCGCTCGACGCGCAAGCTGCAGCTGACGCCGGAAGGGTCGGCTTTCTATGACAGCGGGCTGCGCATCCTGGCCGACATGGCGGCGGCCGAGCGCGAGGCGGCTGCGGGCGCAGCACCGCGCGGGCGGCTGCGCGTCAACACCTATGTGCCGTTCGGGGTGCACCGGCTGATCCCGCTTTTGCCGCGCTTCCTCGAACGCTACCCCGAGATTTCGATCGAACTGGTGCTGACCGACAGCATCATAGACCTGATGGCGGAACGCGCCGATGTCGCCATCCGGGCCGGGCCGCTCGGCGAATCACGGCTCGTGGCGCGCAAGCTCGGTCAGAGCCCTATCGTGGTCGTTGCGGCTCCGTCTTATCTCAAGACGCGTGGCACACCGCTGAGACCGGCCGCTCTCGACAGCCACAACCGCCTGGGCTTCGGCTTCGTGCGGCATGTCGACGGCTGGTCGTTTGTCGACGCGGCTGGCAACCCCCTCATGGTGCCGATCATCGGCAACACGCTGGTCAGTGACGGTGAGGCAATGCGGCTGATGACGCTGGCCGGAGCCGGTATTTCCCGGCTGGCGCGCTGGCACGTTGCGGCCGATATCGCCGCCGGGCGGCTGGTGCCGCTGCTGGAGGATTTCAACCCGGGCGACGAGGAGGCCACCCACGCCGTCTATGTCGGGCAGGGCCGGCATCTGCCGGCGCGGGTGCGCGCCTTTCTCGATTTCCTGGCCGAGACCGTGCGGCTCTGA
- a CDS encoding aldo/keto reductase gives MRYNQLGNTGMFVSELCLGTMTFGAAGQNAQWGLIASLDQKGVNEIVGRSIAAGVNFFDTADVYSFGESEKLLGQSLRDLGVARSSVVIATKVHGAMGDGPNQRGSSRGHIMDSVDASLERLQLDHIDLYQLHGTDTVTPIDETLRALDDLVASGKVRYVGVSNWAAWRVAKALGIADRKGFARFETIQSYYSIAGRDLEREIVPLINEEKLGLMVWSPMAGGLLSGKYGPGAPGNGEGRRASFNFPPVNEDRAWAAVAVMREIAKKHDVSVATVALGYVLAKPFVMSVIIGASRMDQLEQNLAATQLKLDTEDLVRLDEVSALPAEYPGWMLERQSAGRRPAPFTPKA, from the coding sequence ATGCGTTACAACCAGCTTGGAAATACGGGGATGTTCGTCTCCGAACTGTGCCTCGGCACCATGACCTTCGGCGCCGCCGGGCAGAATGCCCAATGGGGCCTGATCGCCAGCCTCGACCAGAAGGGCGTCAACGAGATCGTCGGCCGCTCGATCGCCGCCGGCGTCAATTTCTTCGATACGGCGGACGTTTACTCGTTTGGTGAATCTGAAAAACTGCTCGGCCAGTCGCTCCGGGATCTCGGCGTTGCCAGGTCCAGCGTGGTCATCGCCACCAAGGTCCATGGCGCCATGGGCGATGGCCCGAACCAGCGCGGCTCCTCGCGCGGCCACATCATGGATTCGGTCGATGCCAGCCTCGAACGGCTGCAGCTCGACCATATCGACCTCTATCAGCTGCACGGCACCGACACGGTGACACCGATCGACGAGACGCTGCGGGCGCTCGACGATCTTGTCGCCAGCGGCAAGGTCCGTTACGTCGGCGTCTCCAACTGGGCGGCGTGGCGCGTCGCCAAGGCGCTCGGTATCGCCGACCGCAAGGGCTTTGCCCGCTTCGAGACCATCCAGTCCTATTATTCGATCGCCGGCCGCGATCTCGAGCGCGAGATCGTGCCGCTCATCAACGAGGAGAAACTCGGCCTGATGGTGTGGTCGCCAATGGCCGGCGGCTTGCTCTCCGGCAAATACGGTCCCGGCGCGCCCGGCAATGGCGAGGGCCGCCGCGCGTCATTCAACTTTCCGCCGGTCAACGAGGATCGCGCCTGGGCGGCTGTCGCCGTCATGCGCGAGATCGCCAAGAAGCATGATGTTAGCGTTGCCACCGTGGCGCTCGGTTATGTCCTGGCCAAGCCTTTCGTGATGAGCGTGATTATCGGCGCCAGCCGCATGGATCAACTCGAACAGAACCTTGCCGCGACCCAACTGAAGCTCGACACCGAGGATCTCGTCCGTCTCGACGAGGTGAGCGCACTGCCGGCCGAATATCCCGGCTGGATGCTTGAGCGTCAAAGTGCCGGCCGGCGCCCGGCGCCGTTCACGCCGAAGGCCTGA
- the acs gene encoding acetate--CoA ligase, with amino-acid sequence MSEVHVHRVQPAWKKNALIDNDTYLKWYADSIKNPDKFWGKHGKRIDWFKPFSKVKNTSFDGKVSIKWFEDGLTNVSYNCIDRHLKKRGNQTAIIWEGDNPYDDKKITYNELYEHVCRLANVMKKHGVKKGDRVTIYMPMIPEAAYAMLACTRIGAIHSIVFGGFSPDALAGRIVDCESTFVITSDEGLRGGKPIPLKENTDKAIDIAARQHVMVKNVIVVRRTGGKIGWAPGRDLWYHDEVATVKPECKPEKMKAEDPLFILYTSGSTGKPKGVLHTTAGYLVYASMTHQYVFDYHDGDIYWCTADVGWVTGHSYIVYGPLANGATTLIFEGVPNYPSQSRFWEVIDKHKVNIFYTAPTALRALMGAGNDPVTKTSRKSLRVLGSVGEPINPEAWEWYFNVVGNGKVPIVDTWWQTETGGILITPLPGATDLKAGSATRPFFGVKPQLVDGEGKVLEGAADGNLCITDSWPGQMRTVYGDHDRFVQTYFSTYKGKYFTGDGCRRDADGYYWITGRVDDVINVSGHRMGTAEVESALVSHDKVSEAAVVGYPHDIKGQGIYSYVTLMKGVEPTEELRKELVAHVRKEIGAIASPDKIQFSPGLPKTRSGKIMRRILRKIAEDDFAALGDTSTLADPAVVDDLIANRQNKKG; translated from the coding sequence ATGTCCGAAGTTCATGTCCATCGCGTCCAGCCGGCGTGGAAGAAGAATGCGCTGATCGACAACGACACCTATCTCAAATGGTATGCCGACAGCATCAAGAATCCGGACAAGTTCTGGGGCAAGCACGGCAAGCGCATCGACTGGTTCAAGCCCTTCAGCAAGGTCAAGAACACCTCCTTCGACGGCAAGGTCTCGATCAAATGGTTCGAGGACGGGCTGACCAACGTTTCCTACAACTGCATCGACCGCCACCTGAAGAAGCGCGGCAACCAGACCGCCATCATCTGGGAAGGCGACAATCCCTACGACGACAAGAAAATCACCTACAACGAGCTTTACGAGCATGTCTGCCGGCTCGCCAATGTGATGAAGAAGCACGGCGTCAAGAAGGGTGACCGCGTCACCATCTACATGCCGATGATCCCGGAAGCGGCTTACGCGATGCTGGCCTGCACGCGCATCGGCGCTATCCATTCGATCGTCTTCGGCGGCTTTTCGCCAGATGCGCTGGCCGGCCGCATCGTCGACTGCGAATCGACCTTCGTCATCACATCGGATGAAGGCCTGCGCGGCGGCAAACCGATCCCGCTGAAGGAAAACACCGACAAGGCGATCGACATCGCCGCCAGGCAGCATGTGATGGTCAAGAACGTCATCGTCGTGCGCCGCACCGGCGGCAAGATCGGCTGGGCTCCTGGCCGCGACCTCTGGTACCACGACGAGGTCGCGACGGTTAAGCCTGAGTGCAAGCCCGAGAAGATGAAGGCCGAGGATCCGCTTTTCATCCTCTACACTTCGGGCTCGACCGGCAAGCCGAAGGGCGTGCTGCACACCACCGCCGGCTATCTCGTCTATGCCTCGATGACCCACCAATATGTCTTCGACTACCATGATGGCGATATCTACTGGTGCACCGCCGATGTCGGCTGGGTCACCGGCCACAGCTACATCGTCTATGGCCCGCTCGCCAACGGCGCCACCACGCTGATTTTCGAGGGCGTGCCCAACTATCCGTCGCAGTCGCGTTTCTGGGAAGTCATCGACAAGCACAAGGTCAACATCTTCTACACCGCGCCGACCGCACTGCGCGCGCTGATGGGCGCCGGCAACGATCCCGTGACGAAGACGTCACGCAAGTCGCTGCGCGTGCTGGGTTCGGTCGGCGAACCGATCAACCCAGAAGCCTGGGAGTGGTACTTCAACGTCGTCGGCAACGGCAAGGTGCCGATCGTCGACACCTGGTGGCAGACCGAGACCGGCGGCATCCTGATCACGCCGCTGCCGGGCGCCACCGACCTCAAGGCCGGCTCGGCGACGCGGCCCTTCTTTGGCGTCAAGCCGCAGCTGGTCGACGGCGAGGGCAAGGTGCTGGAAGGGGCCGCCGACGGCAATCTCTGCATCACCGATTCCTGGCCGGGCCAGATGCGCACCGTCTATGGCGATCACGATCGCTTCGTGCAGACCTATTTTTCGACCTACAAGGGCAAGTACTTCACCGGTGACGGCTGCCGGCGCGACGCCGACGGCTACTATTGGATCACCGGCCGCGTCGACGACGTCATCAACGTCTCCGGCCACCGCATGGGCACGGCGGAAGTCGAATCCGCACTCGTCAGCCATGACAAGGTCTCGGAGGCCGCCGTCGTCGGCTATCCCCACGACATCAAGGGCCAGGGCATCTACAGCTACGTCACCTTGATGAAGGGCGTGGAGCCGACCGAGGAGCTGCGCAAGGAACTCGTCGCCCATGTCCGCAAGGAGATCGGCGCCATCGCCTCGCCCGACAAGATCCAGTTCTCGCCCGGCCTGCCCAAGACGCGCTCGGGCAAGATCATGCGCCGCATCCTGCGCAAGATCGCCGAGGACGATTTTGCCGCCCTTGGCGACACCTCGACGCTTGCCGATCCGGCCGTCGTCGATGACCTCATCGCCAATCGGCAAAACAAGAAGGGCTGA
- a CDS encoding type II toxin-antitoxin system Phd/YefM family antitoxin yields the protein MNWDIQSAKNNLSKLLTQLREKGAGTIVRGKPAAVVLAVEDYEPLVGAKPSLADYLLSGPEWDDDFAEEVNRRSNTMIRGIDL from the coding sequence ATGAACTGGGATATTCAGAGCGCAAAGAACAATCTCTCGAAGCTGTTGACGCAGTTGCGAGAAAAAGGGGCGGGAACCATCGTGCGCGGAAAGCCAGCTGCCGTCGTGCTGGCTGTTGAGGACTATGAACCGCTGGTCGGTGCAAAACCCTCGCTTGCGGACTATCTTCTTTCCGGTCCCGAGTGGGATGACGACTTCGCCGAGGAGGTCAATCGCCGCTCAAACACGATGATCCGAGGCATCGATCTCTGA
- a CDS encoding aldo/keto reductase translates to MDYRRLGASGLKVPALSFGAGTFGGSGPLFGAWGNSDAKEARRLIDICLEAGVNLFDTADVYSNGASEEVLGEAIKGRRDAVLISTKTSLPMGDGPADYGSSRSRLIKSVDAALKRLGTDYIDLLQLHAFDAGTPIEEVLSTLDDLVRAGKLRYVGVSNFSGWQVMKSLAEADKHGYPRYAAHQVYYSLVGRDYEWELMPLGLDQGVGALVWSPLGWGRLTGKIRRGQPLPDKSRLHDTADFGPPVADEHLYRVMDALDAVAEETGKTVPQIAINWLLQRPTVSSVIIGARNEEQLRQNLGAVGWSLTPEQVKKLDAASEVTAPYPYFPYRRQEGFARLSPPAV, encoded by the coding sequence ATGGACTATCGACGTCTCGGTGCATCGGGCCTGAAAGTGCCCGCACTCTCCTTCGGCGCCGGTACCTTCGGCGGCTCGGGTCCGCTGTTCGGCGCCTGGGGCAACAGCGACGCCAAGGAAGCACGGCGGCTGATCGACATCTGCCTGGAGGCTGGCGTCAATCTGTTCGACACGGCCGATGTTTATTCGAACGGCGCGTCCGAAGAGGTGCTCGGCGAAGCCATCAAGGGCCGCCGCGACGCCGTGCTGATCTCGACCAAGACCTCGCTGCCGATGGGCGACGGGCCGGCCGACTACGGTTCTTCCCGCTCGCGGCTGATCAAATCCGTGGACGCCGCCCTGAAGCGCCTCGGCACCGATTACATCGACCTGTTGCAGCTGCACGCCTTCGACGCCGGCACGCCGATCGAGGAGGTGTTGTCGACGCTGGACGATCTCGTGCGCGCAGGCAAGCTGCGCTATGTCGGCGTCTCCAATTTTTCCGGCTGGCAGGTGATGAAGTCGCTGGCCGAAGCCGACAAGCACGGCTACCCGCGCTACGCTGCCCATCAGGTCTACTACTCGCTAGTTGGCCGCGACTACGAGTGGGAACTGATGCCGCTCGGCCTCGACCAGGGCGTTGGCGCGCTGGTGTGGAGCCCGCTCGGCTGGGGCCGGCTGACCGGCAAGATCCGCCGTGGCCAGCCGCTGCCGGACAAGAGCCGGCTGCATGACACGGCAGATTTCGGGCCGCCGGTCGCGGACGAGCATCTCTACCGGGTGATGGACGCGCTTGACGCAGTCGCCGAGGAAACCGGCAAGACCGTGCCGCAGATCGCCATCAACTGGCTGTTGCAGCGCCCGACTGTTTCTTCCGTGATCATCGGCGCCCGTAATGAGGAGCAGCTGCGGCAGAACCTCGGTGCGGTCGGCTGGTCGCTGACACCGGAGCAGGTGAAAAAGCTCGACGCGGCAAGCGAAGTCACCGCGCCCTACCCGTATTTCCCCTATCGCCGCCAGGAAGGCTTTGCCCGGCTGAGCCCGCCAGCGGTGTGA
- a CDS encoding DoxX family protein, producing the protein MTAFDYAALLLRVSVGGLFLAHAYLKYFVFTPKGTTDYFQSLGVPGYFGLIAIAAETAGGLGLISGVATRLAAILLIPLMAGTIVLVHGKNGFWFTNAGGGWEYPALWIVCLIVIALIGSGQAALWPIWG; encoded by the coding sequence ATGACCGCTTTCGACTATGCCGCGCTGCTGCTTCGGGTCAGCGTCGGCGGCCTGTTTCTTGCCCATGCCTATCTGAAATACTTCGTCTTCACGCCAAAGGGCACGACCGACTATTTCCAGTCGCTCGGCGTACCCGGCTATTTCGGCTTGATCGCCATTGCCGCCGAAACGGCTGGCGGGCTTGGCCTGATCTCCGGCGTCGCCACGCGGCTGGCGGCCATCCTGCTCATTCCCCTGATGGCGGGCACGATCGTGCTCGTCCACGGCAAGAACGGGTTCTGGTTCACCAATGCGGGCGGTGGCTGGGAATATCCGGCGTTATGGATCGTCTGCCTGATCGTTATCGCCCTGATCGGCAGCGGCCAGGCGGCACTTTGGCCGATCTGGGGATAG
- a CDS encoding neutral zinc metallopeptidase produces the protein MVRLSFVVASLVAIAIGLHAPTISEAAAVSKAAVPAASAQQDDVKQLLSVVLAETEDFWGATFKADGSTYEEPKLVLFTGLIATACGPVSGTLYCAADHKIYIDPAFPELQQIGLTGDFAKALMVAREVGHHVQTISAVPHADVTDGDLEAAIIRSEQVELQADCFAGLWSRYVWDKGLLEDTDLTEARQLLRSLGDDQAANASKDSTATRYGTSEQRIRWYDRGLAGKAIADCNTSDNPL, from the coding sequence TTGGTCCGCTTGTCCTTTGTCGTGGCTTCGCTGGTTGCCATCGCGATAGGGTTACATGCCCCAACGATCTCCGAGGCGGCCGCGGTCTCGAAAGCAGCCGTGCCTGCTGCAAGCGCTCAACAGGATGACGTAAAACAGCTCCTTTCCGTGGTGCTGGCGGAAACCGAGGATTTCTGGGGCGCTACCTTCAAAGCGGATGGATCGACCTATGAGGAGCCCAAGCTGGTGCTGTTCACCGGCCTCATCGCTACCGCATGCGGTCCTGTTTCAGGGACATTGTACTGTGCGGCAGACCACAAGATTTATATCGATCCGGCGTTCCCCGAGCTTCAACAGATCGGCTTGACCGGCGATTTCGCCAAGGCGTTGATGGTGGCCCGAGAGGTTGGGCATCATGTGCAGACCATCTCGGCCGTTCCGCACGCTGATGTCACCGACGGTGACCTCGAAGCCGCCATCATCCGATCGGAACAGGTTGAGCTCCAGGCCGATTGTTTTGCCGGCCTGTGGAGCCGCTATGTCTGGGACAAGGGGTTGCTTGAAGACACCGATCTGACGGAGGCCAGGCAACTGCTTCGATCTCTCGGAGACGATCAGGCCGCCAATGCCTCCAAAGATTCGACGGCAACGCGGTACGGAACCTCAGAACAGAGGATCCGCTGGTATGATCGGGGCCTTGCCGGAAAAGCGATCGCGGACTGCAACACCTCAGACAATCCGCTTTGA
- a CDS encoding usg protein yields MRDHSEMDLMLKGYGLTTAKILYHFPDHPHLLQSFIWQDYDLAPKFPVLIRFIEFWKAKLDGPLHSVSYTHQKLIAPNEWRKVDGEFVLH; encoded by the coding sequence ATGCGCGACCATTCCGAAATGGACCTGATGCTCAAAGGCTATGGCCTGACCACGGCCAAGATTCTCTATCATTTTCCCGATCATCCGCACCTGCTGCAGAGCTTCATCTGGCAGGATTACGACCTGGCGCCGAAGTTTCCGGTACTGATCCGTTTCATCGAATTCTGGAAGGCCAAGCTCGACGGGCCGCTGCACTCGGTCAGCTACACGCACCAGAAGCTGATCGCGCCGAATGAATGGCGCAAGGTGGATGGCGAGTTCGTGCTGCACTGA
- a CDS encoding MFS transporter codes for MPLALYALAAGAFGIGVTEFVIMGLLLDVSKDLGVSISAAGQLISGYALGVVIGAPLLTIATGNWPRKTVLLALMAIFTVGNLACALAPDYWTLMGARIITAFAHGTFFGVGSVVATGLVAPNKKASAIALMFTGLTIANILGVPFGTWLGQAFGWRATFWAVTAVGLAAFAVILLLVPRSQAAPEKSDLRADLAVLRRTPVLLGLATTVLGYAGVFAVFTYIAPLLTEISGFKETAVSPILLVFGGGLIAGNLAGGKIADRWLVPAVLGSLVVLALVLATMSFAIHSQIMAVIYVGLLGAAAFATVAPLQMWVLEKAQGAGQSLASSFNIAAFNLGNAAGAWLGGAVIAHGLGLSSLTWVAALLPVAALGVAGLALRLDRTNALGAPVSVRS; via the coding sequence ATGCCTCTTGCTCTCTACGCCCTCGCCGCCGGTGCCTTCGGCATCGGTGTCACCGAATTCGTCATCATGGGTCTGCTGCTCGATGTCAGCAAGGATCTCGGTGTCTCGATCTCGGCCGCCGGCCAGCTCATTTCGGGCTATGCGCTGGGCGTCGTCATCGGCGCGCCGCTGCTCACCATCGCCACCGGCAACTGGCCGCGCAAGACGGTGCTTCTGGCGCTGATGGCGATTTTCACCGTTGGCAATCTCGCCTGTGCGCTGGCGCCTGATTACTGGACGCTGATGGGCGCGCGCATCATCACCGCCTTCGCCCATGGCACCTTCTTCGGCGTAGGCTCGGTGGTCGCCACCGGCCTGGTCGCGCCCAACAAGAAGGCTTCGGCGATTGCGCTGATGTTCACCGGCCTGACCATCGCCAACATACTCGGCGTGCCCTTCGGCACCTGGCTCGGCCAGGCTTTCGGCTGGCGCGCCACCTTCTGGGCGGTGACAGCGGTCGGCCTTGCCGCCTTCGCCGTCATCCTTCTCCTGGTGCCGCGCAGCCAGGCAGCGCCCGAGAAGAGCGACCTGCGCGCCGATCTCGCCGTACTGCGCCGCACGCCGGTCCTGCTCGGCCTTGCCACCACCGTGCTCGGCTATGCCGGCGTCTTTGCCGTCTTCACCTACATCGCTCCCTTGCTGACCGAGATAAGCGGCTTCAAGGAAACGGCCGTGTCGCCGATCCTGCTCGTCTTCGGCGGCGGCCTCATCGCCGGCAATCTCGCCGGCGGCAAGATTGCCGACCGCTGGCTGGTGCCGGCGGTGCTCGGCAGCCTCGTGGTGCTGGCGCTGGTGCTGGCAACCATGAGCTTCGCCATCCACAGCCAAATCATGGCCGTCATCTATGTCGGCCTGCTCGGTGCCGCCGCCTTCGCCACCGTGGCGCCGCTGCAGATGTGGGTGCTGGAGAAGGCACAAGGGGCCGGCCAGAGCCTCGCCTCCTCGTTCAACATCGCCGCCTTCAATCTCGGCAACGCCGCCGGCGCCTGGCTTGGCGGCGCGGTCATCGCCCATGGCCTTGGCCTGAGTTCGCTCACCTGGGTCGCCGCCTTGCTGCCGGTCGCGGCACTCGGCGTGGCGGGACTGGCGCTACGCCTGGACCGTACCAACGCGCTCGGCGCGCCTGTCTCCGTCCGGTCCTGA
- a CDS encoding YggS family pyridoxal phosphate-dependent enzyme: MGDTVQQFFAVMAKIAAAEQEARREAGAVALVAVSKTFDATEIQPVIEAGQRVFGENRVQEAQGKWPDLKQAFPDIELHLIGPLQSNKAKEAVALFDVIETVDREKIAAELAKEIARQGRAPKLYVQVNTGSEPQKAGIEPREAVAFVARCRDVHGLAIEGLMCIPPADENPGPHFALLEKLGREAGVEKLSMGMSGDYETAIAFGATSVRVGSAIFGSR, encoded by the coding sequence ATGGGTGACACCGTTCAGCAGTTTTTCGCGGTCATGGCGAAGATCGCCGCCGCCGAGCAGGAAGCCCGCCGCGAGGCCGGCGCGGTGGCGCTGGTGGCGGTTTCCAAGACCTTTGACGCCACCGAGATCCAGCCGGTCATCGAGGCCGGCCAGCGCGTCTTCGGCGAAAACCGCGTGCAGGAGGCGCAAGGCAAATGGCCTGATCTGAAGCAGGCTTTTCCCGACATCGAGTTGCATCTGATTGGCCCTTTGCAGTCCAATAAAGCCAAGGAAGCGGTGGCATTGTTCGATGTCATCGAGACCGTCGATCGCGAGAAGATCGCCGCCGAACTCGCCAAGGAGATTGCCCGGCAAGGCCGCGCCCCAAAACTCTACGTCCAGGTCAACACCGGCTCAGAACCGCAGAAGGCGGGGATCGAGCCGCGCGAGGCGGTCGCTTTCGTTGCCCGGTGCCGCGATGTCCACGGCCTCGCCATCGAAGGCCTGATGTGCATCCCCCCGGCGGACGAAAACCCCGGCCCGCATTTTGCTCTGCTGGAAAAGCTTGGGCGCGAGGCTGGAGTCGAAAAGCTCTCGATGGGCATGTCCGGCGACTATGAGACGGCAATCGCCTTCGGCGCCACCAGCGTCCGGGTCGGCTCGGCGATCTTTGGCAGCCGGTAG